One window from the genome of Streptomyces sp. NBC_01476 encodes:
- a CDS encoding ATP-binding SpoIIE family protein phosphatase, translating into MLRLSLPLLVLAATALAILFTSPGGHYGLFLAVVPFLAAATHGVSATAVIGALTVGTYALLRYEVSSEGAGVWSIKLGLVAAAAVVGVLLSQARARERELHRSRDTALTLQRGLLPREFPGNSAVETGSRYVPADSAAGVGGDWFDVIPLSGARVALVMGDVVGHGLHAAATMGRMRTAVHTLADLDLAPDELLARMDDLVHRMNGDQGAGELGASCLYMVYDPISRECCIASAGHTPPAFIAPDGAIEVRPNTANPPLGFGAAPFETACVTLPEGTVIALYTDGLLDLRHREADEAITALAAALLPATGSLQKICNRVLDGLPAVHDDDMALLLARTRTLDERHVATWQYPAVPEQVPAARAALTGQLESWGLAEQAFAMELVVTELVTNAVRHARGPVTVRLIQDDALICEVSDGSSTSPHARRAQPLDEGGRGLYLVGQLVDRWGTRYTGSGKTIWAEKRLDQPADDLSLVPAVLPATPALADE; encoded by the coding sequence GTGCTCAGGCTCTCCCTGCCGCTGCTGGTGCTGGCCGCCACCGCGCTGGCCATCTTGTTCACCAGCCCCGGCGGCCACTACGGCCTGTTCCTCGCGGTGGTGCCGTTTCTGGCCGCCGCCACCCACGGGGTGTCGGCGACCGCGGTCATCGGCGCACTGACCGTCGGGACGTACGCCCTGCTGCGGTACGAGGTCAGCTCCGAGGGTGCCGGGGTGTGGTCGATCAAGCTCGGTCTGGTGGCCGCCGCGGCGGTGGTCGGGGTGCTGCTCAGCCAGGCCAGAGCCAGGGAACGCGAACTGCACCGCAGCCGGGACACCGCCCTCACCCTGCAGCGGGGCCTGCTGCCACGGGAATTTCCCGGCAACAGCGCGGTGGAGACGGGGTCCCGCTATGTCCCGGCCGATTCGGCGGCGGGCGTCGGCGGCGACTGGTTCGACGTGATCCCGCTGTCCGGGGCGCGGGTCGCCCTGGTGATGGGGGACGTGGTCGGGCACGGGCTGCACGCGGCGGCGACGATGGGCCGGATGCGGACCGCCGTGCACACCCTGGCCGACCTGGACCTGGCGCCCGACGAGCTGCTGGCCCGGATGGACGACCTGGTGCACCGGATGAACGGCGACCAGGGCGCCGGCGAACTGGGGGCCAGCTGCCTGTACATGGTCTACGACCCGATATCGCGGGAGTGCTGCATCGCCAGCGCCGGCCACACGCCGCCCGCGTTCATCGCGCCCGACGGCGCGATCGAGGTGCGCCCCAACACCGCCAACCCGCCGCTGGGCTTCGGCGCCGCGCCGTTCGAGACCGCCTGTGTGACGCTGCCCGAGGGCACCGTGATCGCGCTCTACACCGACGGGCTGCTCGACCTGCGGCACCGCGAGGCGGACGAGGCGATCACCGCGCTCGCCGCCGCCCTGCTGCCCGCGACCGGGTCGCTGCAGAAGATCTGCAACCGGGTGCTCGACGGGCTGCCCGCCGTGCACGACGACGACATGGCGCTCCTGCTGGCCAGGACCAGGACCCTCGACGAGCGGCACGTGGCGACCTGGCAGTACCCGGCGGTGCCCGAGCAGGTGCCGGCCGCGCGGGCCGCGCTCACCGGGCAGCTGGAGTCGTGGGGCCTGGCCGAGCAGGCTTTCGCGATGGAGCTGGTGGTCACCGAGCTGGTCACCAACGCGGTGCGGCACGCACGCGGACCGGTCACCGTACGGCTGATCCAGGACGACGCGCTGATCTGCGAGGTCTCCGACGGCAGCAGCACCTCGCCGCACGCCAGGCGGGCCCAGCCGCTGGACGAGGGCGGCCGGGGGCTCTATCTGGTCGGTCAGCTGGTGGACCGGTGGGGCACCCGCTACACCGGGAGCGGCAAGACGATCTGGGCGGAGAAGCGGCTCGACCAGCCGGCCGACGACCTCTCGCTGGTCCCCGCCGTCCTGCCGGCGACGCCCGCCCTGGCCGACGAGTAG
- a CDS encoding succinate dehydrogenase/fumarate reductase iron-sulfur subunit has protein sequence MRLTLRVWRQHDADAPGTMADYQVEDVSPDMSFLEVLDSLNERLTLQGEQPVAFDHDCREGICGACSLVINGEAHGPERTTSCQLHMRSFKDGDTIDVEPWRAAAFPVVRDLVVDRAAFDRIIQAGGYVSVPTGAAPEAHATAVPKADADRAFEHAECIGCGACVAACPNGSAMLFTSAKINHLGALPQGAPERETRVLDMVAQMDAEGFGGCTLTGECATACPKGIPLTSITAMNKEWLRANRKVSRD, from the coding sequence ATGAGGCTCACCCTGCGCGTCTGGCGGCAGCACGACGCCGACGCCCCCGGCACGATGGCGGACTACCAGGTCGAGGACGTGTCACCCGACATGTCCTTCCTGGAGGTCCTCGACTCGCTCAACGAGCGCCTCACCCTTCAGGGGGAGCAGCCGGTCGCCTTCGACCACGACTGCCGTGAGGGCATCTGCGGCGCGTGCAGCCTCGTCATCAACGGCGAAGCGCACGGCCCGGAGCGCACCACCAGCTGCCAGCTGCACATGCGGTCCTTCAAGGACGGCGACACCATCGACGTCGAGCCCTGGCGGGCCGCCGCCTTCCCGGTGGTCCGGGACCTGGTGGTCGACCGGGCCGCCTTCGACCGGATCATCCAGGCCGGCGGCTATGTCAGCGTCCCCACCGGCGCCGCGCCGGAGGCCCACGCCACGGCGGTGCCGAAGGCCGACGCCGACCGGGCCTTCGAGCACGCCGAGTGCATCGGCTGCGGCGCCTGCGTGGCCGCCTGCCCCAACGGCTCGGCGATGCTCTTCACCTCGGCGAAGATCAACCACCTCGGCGCCCTGCCGCAGGGCGCGCCGGAGCGTGAGACCCGGGTGCTGGACATGGTGGCGCAGATGGACGCCGAGGGCTTCGGCGGCTGCACCCTCACCGGGGAGTGCGCCACCGCCTGCCCGAAGGGCATCCCGCTCACCTCGATCACCGCGATGAACAAGGAGTGGCTGCGCGCCAACCGGAAGGTCAGCCGGGACTAG